The following coding sequences are from one Eucalyptus grandis isolate ANBG69807.140 chromosome 11, ASM1654582v1, whole genome shotgun sequence window:
- the LOC104425281 gene encoding FT-interacting protein 7 — MATVRKLVVEVVEAVSLSPKDGQGTSSPYVVANFHGQRKRTRTAVKDLCPRWKEVLEFVVRSPDSYGNALEIDVLHDKAHGPTTRNNFLGRVRLSSSQFVWKGEEALIYYTLRGKGWFSWVQGDLGLKIYYTVELPPPPPPPPLPQPPAEEAKPAEADAPQPPPPESAEQPQPPPDGAAAAGTTSEATPPAEGEKPGEEAPNKDVPPPAPPSTENAPLDVETTAEAKPPETAEANPEDSQVPPPSPAPSRTSKETEMDAASQWVPPPSPAPSRTSTETEMDATSQLVPPPPLAAASVSRTASQVKFAGMNSYHPPPPRQPMSRTYTMDSLDSMVMEKERSSFDLVEKMHYLFVRVVKARHLPTNGSPVVKIVVSGAHVMSKPARRSASTAFFEWDQTFAFGRDAPGESSAILEVSVWDPPSADVAGHKFFGGICFDAAEILLRDPPDSPLAPQWYRLEGGGVNYADLMLATWIGTQADESFPDAWKTDTAGDVNARAKVYQSPKLWYLRATVIEAQGVLPSTPGAALRDTSFQIKAQLGFQMQKTKVSVAHDGSPSWNEDLLFVAAEPFGDNLIFTIENRLPRGPVEIGRAPVPLMAIERRVDDRQVASQWFTFMDGETNMFKGRVHLRLCFDGGYHVMDEAAHVCSDYRPTARQLWKPPIGMVELGIIGCKHLLPMKTVNGKGSTDAYCVAKYGPKWVRTRTVCDTLDPKWNEQYTWRVYDPCTVLTIGVFDSRGASEPDGPLEAPPPDCRIGKVRIRISTLQANRVYRNLYPLLVLSNAGLKKMGEVEIAIRFARTAPTLDVLHVYSQPLLPLMHHVKPLGVVQQELLRSAAARIMAAHLSRSEPPVKREVVLYMLDADSQAFSMRKVRANWLRIINVLAGLIDVVRWIEDTRGWKNPTATPLVHALLIMLVWFPDLIVPTIAFYVFVIGAWNYRFRGRYPVPHFDPRMSLADTADREELDEEFDQVPSKSPPEVVRVRYDKLRAIGARVQTMLGDLATQGERVQALVTWRDPRATGIFILLCFMVAVILYLVPTKMVAMASGFYYFRHPIFRDRMPAPALNFFRRLPSLSDRMM; from the coding sequence ATGGCCACCGTTCGGAAGCTGGTCGTGGAGGTGGTGGAGGCCGTCAGCCTCTCCCCCAAGGACGGCCAGGGCACGTCCAGCCCTTACGTGGTCGCCAACTTCCACGGACAGCGCAAGCGCACCCGCACCGCCGTCAAGGATCTCTGCCCCCGGTGGAAAGAGGTCCTCGAGTTCGTCGTCCGGTCCCCCGACAGCTACGGCAACGCGCTCGAGATCGACGTCCTCCACGACAAGGCCCACGGCCCCACCACCCGCAACAACTTCCTCGGCCGCGTCCGCCTCAGCTCCTCCCAGTTCGTCTGGAAGGGCGAGGAGGCCCTCATCTACTACACTCTCCGCGGCAAGGGCTGGTTCAGCTGGGTCCAGGGCGATCTCGGTTTGAAGATCTATTACACGGTTGAgctcccgccgccgcctccgcctccgccgctgccTCAGCCCCCGGCGGAGGAAGCGAAGCCGGCGGAAGCCGACGCGCCACAGCCACCGCCGCCGGAGTCTGCCGAGCAGCCGCAGCCTCCACCAGATGGGGCGGCAGCTGCTGGTACCACGTCTGAAGCCACACCGCCTGCTGAGGGCGAAAAGCCCGGTGAAGAGGCACCTAACAAAGATGTGCCGCCGCCCGCGCCACCATCTACTGAAAATGCTCCTCTAGACGTCGAAACTACTGCCGAGGCCAAGCCGCCGGAAACAGCAGAGGCAAATCCAGAGGACTCGCAAgtgccgccaccgtcgccggcACCCTCACGAACTTCCAAGGAGACCGAAATGGATGCAGCATCCCAGTGGGTGCCTCCACCGTCGCCGGCACCCTCACGAACCTCCACGGAGACCGAAATGGATGCAACATCGCAGTTGGTGCCTCCACCGCCGCTGGCGGCGGCTTCTGTCTCGCGAACAGCCTCCCAAGTAAAATTCGCGGGGATGAATAGTTATCATCCTCCGCCGCCGAGGCAGCCGATGAGCAGGACCTACACAATGGATTCGCTGGACAGCATGGTCATGGAAAAGGAGCGTTCGTCGTTCGATCTGGTGGAGAAGATGCACTACCTCTTCGTCAGGGTGGTCAAAGCCCGGCATCTGCCGACCAACGGCAGTCCCGTCGTGAAGATCGTCGTCTCCGGCGCTCACGTCATGTCCAAGCCCGCGCGCAGGAGCGCGTCCACCGCTTTCTTCGAGTGGGACCAGACATTCGCTTTCGGCCGCGATGCCCCCGGCGAGTCCTCCGCCATCTTGGAAGTCTCCGTGTGGGACCCGCCTTCCGCCGACGTGGCGGGCCACAAGTTCTTCGGTGGCATCTGCTTCGATGCCGCAGAGATCCTCCTGCGGGACCCGCCGGACAGCCCGCTGGCCCCGCAGTGGTACCGGCTGGAAGGGGGCGGGGTCAACTATGCTGACCTGATGCTCGCCACGTGGATCGGCACCCAGGCCGACGAGTCCTTCCCCGACGCATGGAAGACCGACACCGCCGGCGACGTGAACGCGCGCGCCAAGGTGTACCAGTCGCCGAAGCTCTGGTACTTGAGAGCCACCGTGATCGAGGCTCAGGGCGTCTTGCCGTCGACCCCGGGGGCGGCGTTGAGGGATACCTCGTTTCAGATCAAAGCGCAGCTCGGATTCCAAATGCAGAAGACGAAGGTCTCCGTCGCCCACGACGGCTCCCCGTCATGGAACGAGGACTTGCTGTTTGTGGCGGCGGAGCCATTCGGCGATAACCTCATCTTCACCATAGAGAACCGGCTGCCCAGAGGGCCAGTCGAGATCGGCAGGGCGCCCGTCCCTCTCATGGCCATCGAGAGGCGTGTCGACGACCGTCAAGTGGCGTCGCAGTGGTTCACGTTCATGGACGGCGAGACGAACATGTTCAAGGGCAGGGTCCACCTGAGGCTGTGCTTCGACGGGGGATATCACGTGATGGACGAGGCGGCGCACGTCTGCAGCGACTACCGGCCCACGGCGAGGCAGCTTTGGAAGCCGCCGATCGGAATGGTGGAGCTCGGGATCATTGGCTGCAAGCACTTGCTACCGATGAAGACGGTGAACGGCAAGGGATCCACGGACGCGTATTGCGTGGCGAAGTACGGCCCCAAGTGGGTCCGGACACGGACCGTGTGCGACACGCTGGATCCCAAGTGGAACGAGCAGTACACGTGGAGGGTCTACGACCCGTGCACGGTCCTGACGATTGGAGTCTTCGATAGCCGGGGAGCGTCCGAGCCGGACGGTCCCCTGGAAGCCCCGCCTCCTGACTGTCGCATCGGCAAAGTACGGATACGTATATCTACGCTCCAGGCCAACAGGGTGTACCGCAATTTGTATCCGTTGCTCGTGCTGTCGAATGCCGGCTTGAAGAAAATGGGGGAAGTGGAGATCGCCATAAGGTTCGCGCGGACGGCTCCGACGCTCGACGTCCTGCACGTGTACTCGCAGCCTCTGCTGCCACTGATGCATCATGTCAAGCCCCTAGGAGTGGTCCAGCAGGAGTTGCTGAGGAGCGCCGCGGCGAGGATCATGGCCGCGCATTTGTCTCGATCCGAACCGCCGGTCAAGCGCGAGGTGGTGCTGTACATGCTCGACGCCGACTCGCAGGCGTTCAGCATGCGCAAGGTGCGCGCGAATTGGTTGAGGATCATCAACGTGCTTGCCGGGCTGATCGATGTGGTCCGCTGGATTGAGGACACGCGCGGGTGGAAGAACCCGACAGCCACGCCGCTCGTGCACGCGCTGCTGATCATGCTGGTCTGGTTCCCGGATCTGATCGTCCCCACGATAGCATTCTACGTGTTTGTGATCGGGGCGTGGAACTACCGGTTCCGGGGCCGGTACCCGGTCCCGCACTTCGACCCAAGGATGTCTCTGGCCGACACTGCAGACCGCGAGGAGCTCGACGAGGAGTTCGACCAGGTGCCGAGCAAGAGTCCACCGGAAGTCGTGCGGGTGAGGTACGACAAGCTGCGCGCAATCGGGGCGCGTGTGCAGACGATGCTTGGGGATCTCGCCACGCAGGGGGAGAGGGTGCAGGCGCTGGTGACGTGGCGCGACCCGAGGGCCACGGGGATCTTCATCCTTCTGTGCTTCATGGTGGCGGTGATACTGTACTTGGTGCCGACGAAAATGGTGGCGATGGCGTCGGGGTTCTATTATTTCCGGCACCCGATATTCCGGGACCGGATGCCGGCACCGGCTTTGAACTTCTTCCGGAGGTTGCCTTCGCTTTCTGACCGAATGATgtag
- the LOC104425280 gene encoding DNA ligase 1-like, whose translation MEGKCVSTVKGEVPVKNEELNAKAETKDVLIIDFKEEKIEEVESSYEFIQRANPPHQKEDMAKEQKDEAGEELNYVEKETRNEDKEEITKDGEKVANEEKKECHGESSDKLEEHEETKKEEKSKEIVDGKEKGKEEKKKKDKKEEKKKKKPEADEEDEGEKKKKDKKEKKKKKDKKCSGSGEGTEAEDTENEEKKEKKKDKKKKEKKHMDKTDEEKGGSDGLKEDEKTEGCPDVVSREVTVEEDLGKLEGEAEKKKKWKHKEGKEKKGKDEKDKCEKKKESGKDKYEDSGKLKSKLEKINGKIEALLEKKAYILGKIKEAEAKNSETSEKPSPIEVAAADKA comes from the coding sequence ATGGAAGGGAAATGCGTATCCACCGTCAAAGGAGAAGTACCAGTGAAAAATGAAGAACTCAATGCCAAAGCAGAAACCaaggatgtcttgattattgacttcaaggaagagaagattgaGGAGGTTGAATCATCTTACGAGTTCATTCAGAGAGCCAATCCACCGCACCAGAAGGAAGACATggcaaaggaacaaaaagacgAGGCAGGGGAGGAATTAAACTATGTGGAGAAGGAGACGAGAAATGAAGATAAAGAGGAAATAACGAAAGATGGAGAGAAGGTTGCGaatgaggagaagaaagaatgtCATGGTGAATCAAGCGACAAACTTGAGGAGCATGAAGagaccaagaaagaagagaaaagcaaGGAAATAGTAGATGGAAAGGAGAAggggaaggaagagaaaaagaaaaaggataagaaagaggaaaaaaagaagaagaaacctgAAGCtgatgaggaagatgaaggcgagaagaaaaagaaagacaagaaagagaagaagaagaagaaggacaagaagTGCTCTGGCTCTGGTGAGGGAACAGAAGCTGAAGATAcggaaaatgaagagaaaaaggagaagaaaaaagataaaaagaagaaagagaagaagcacATGGACAAAACCGATGAGGAAAAAGGAGGCAGTGATGGTTTGAAGGAGGATGAGAAGACAGAAGGATGCCCTGATGTCGTGTCGAGGGAAGTCACTGTAGAAGAGGATCTAGGCAAGTTGGAGGGAGAagcggagaagaagaagaagtggaaacataaggaagggaaggaaaagaaggggaaagaTGAGAAGGATAAGtgcgaaaagaagaaagaaagcggGAAGGACAAGTACGAGGACAGTGGTAAGTTGAAGTCTAAGCTTGAGAAGATCAATGGCAAAATCGAAGCTCTTCTGGAGAAGAAAGCATATATTTTGGGGAAAATAAAGGAGGCCGAGGCTAAGAACAGCGAGACTTCTGAGAAACCTTCCCCTATAGAAGTTGCTGCAGCTGACAAAGCATAG